The Microcoleus sp. FACHB-672 sequence AAATTCATCAAACTTGCCTTGCGGCAACACAATCACCCGTGTGAAAGTGTCAAAATCCATCCCCAAAATTTGTTCTAGCGTTTTTTGAACAGCAACCGTGCTAGTTCCTAGCGTTTCCCATTCGCTATTTTGCCACCCTTCTAATAGCACCTTATTTTCCGGTGAACTAGCGCGATATCGCCACCGGCGCGTCACTCGATATTGCGATCCACCCACTGCAAACCGCAGTTGAACTTTTAAGTTAGTTGCTCCCTGACTAACTAAATCGCTGACTTGTTTGCCGGTACGGGCGGTTGTGCCATAAAGCGCGAAAGTCATCGCATCCAGCAAGGAAGATTTACCGGCACCTGTTGCGCCGGTGATTGCGAATAAATCTAGTTCTGAAAAATCTAGACGTTGTTCACGGCGAAAGCTGGTAAATCCTTCAAGTAAAAGTTCTAGGGGACGCATAAAGGTTTAGCTTTTATATCAAGTCGCGCTGGGAAAGGTGTGGTTGGGGATGGGGCATTGGGCATTGGGCATGGAAAAAGCTGAAAAGTATAGGGACTACTGCACACAAGTGTAATTCCCTATATAAAACAAGAAATTAATTAGACAGGTTAGTTTCTTTTTGTTTGTTATATAAATTACTAAATTCCTCCAAAACTGAAGATTTAGGTGTTAAACCCAGCCGACTCTGATAATAGTTGAAAAATTCCTCTGCCGGCTCAAAGTGATTCGGGTCAATATTAACCGCCCTTTTCTGGCGTTCTTGCGGCACTTCTGAATAGCGCGGTTCAACTAACAGCGCTTGCGGACAGATTTGGCGTACTCGATCCGCCAGTCCCATACTAGGACTCTCCATCTGCACAATGACCTTTAAATATCCTGGATGATATTGATGCGCTTCTAAGGTCTCATCTAGCGTATCAATGTGACATTGAATCACCTTTAAAGGCTTGTGCGCTAATAGCGGTTTAAACTCGACTGCTGGCTTAGATCCAGGCTCAACTGAAATCAAACAAAATCCTTTTTGCTGCTCAGCTTCTCCAAAATCTAATTGAATCAGAGAACCCGAATAATAAGCTGGTGAATTTGCAGCAATGCGCTGATGGATGTGAATGTGACCAAGTGCCATGTATTGAGCGGCTGCCGGCAAGGCTTGTGATGAAAGAAGATATTTATCTCGGGTGTAATAAGGAACTTCTGAATGGGCAATTCTGGCACCGTCAACGCTCATGTGTCCCATCAGAACATTAACGGTATTATCCCTAAAATCACTCGCTAAATCTTCGAGGAGATAAGCCACAACTTCTCGATAACTTTGGCGCCGCTCCACATCATCAGCGTGCCATAAAGCATCCGCATCCAGCAGCCTTTGTTCTGAAGCAAACGGCATGGCTCCGACACAAAGTTTACCGCTCTTTGTGTTAAGTGTCATACTGCCGCCATCAGCAGCCGTGCGAGGCTTGCCTAAAGCCCGAACACCGGCAAGCGAAAGCAGTTGAGCAATACTATCAATCCGGGCGTGACTGTCATGATTACCGGCAATCGCAATGGCAGGAATGCCGGCTTCTTGCAAATCACAAAAAAATCGATAAGCAATTCGTTCAGCATACGCCGGCGGGTTCGGGACATCAAAAATATCTCCCGCAATTAGCACAGCATCGACCTCTTCCGCAATCGCCTGTTTTAAAAGTTGTTGCAATGCGGCGGCAATTTCTGGCGTGCGATCAATGCCTCTAAGCCGACGTCCGAGATGCCAGTCAGCGGTGTGAATTATTCGCATAATGTGAGGAGCTTTTTTAGGGACTAAAGAGGGAAAGTGGGCTGTTAATCCCGACCGATTTTTAAAGGCAAAGCCCGTTGCATTTCAGCAATTTCATCTCGATGGGCTTTAATTGCGATCGCACTTTGCATCCCCGGTTCAACACCGGCAGCCGTTTCAACTTTCACAGACACTTTCTCTGTGCGCCCAGCTTTTTGCCAGTAAAAATATCCAGATGCCGGTGCCAGAAGCAGCAATCCTAGAAAAACGCGCCCGATCTGGGGAAACACCACCGACAAAATCAGTGCTAGACAGAGAATGCCAACTGCCGCCAGCAGCGTTAAAAAGATTGCCAAAAACCAACTCGGACGGACATATCCTTCAAACGTGACTTGGTTCTGTGCCGCATCCACTGCCGCAACTCGGTAGGCGCGTTGGGAGAAATACTGGCGCAACTCACTTAAAAGAGAATCTTCTGCTTGCTCAGAAAAGAGTTTGACTTCCTCGGTTCTGTCTTTGACAGAGGCTCGAATAAAGAAAAACAAACCAACTGCCAACAGCAATGTCAGCAGGAATGTCGATGAAAGAATCGGAGGATTCATAAACTCATTTACAGTGTCGTACTTTACATAAGTTTATAAGTTACGGAGATAAACTGCACGAGAAAAAAGGTCGGTGTGGGCATTTGGCAGCATCCCTGCCGTAAAAAAGAGGGATGAACCCCACGCCGACAACACCGGCTACGAATTTCTCGGGTTAAATATCAGGGCGATATATCTGCCCATCCGCGTATTTCTGCCAAAGACTGGCTAATTCCTTCGCCTGAGACTGCCACTGCGGCGAAACTAAGTACATCCGTCTAGGGCGTCCCCGTCCTTCAACTTTTTTCCAATAACTCGATACCGCCCCTTCGTCTTCGAGGAATTTAAGAGCGCTGTACAGCACTGTGTCAGACAGCCGGTAATTTGGGTACTTCGTCTCTAGCTTTTGAATTAGTAGTGTACCGCAGGAGTCTCCCTGCAACAAAATGGACAAGACATAACACACCGCCAGTTCCTTATTCAAATAGACGGGAGGAGGATCTCGAAAAAATTGATAAATGTCCTCAATTTTCATCGGCTTCTCCTCTTGAATCTCCCATCTGACAAGTATTCAAACACTTAATTACTGCTGTGAACTTTAATATTGCCATGAACCCCCAAAACCCCGATCAGAAAACTTTGTAGTAAAGCACACAGAAAATACAGCAGAGAAAGGTAAGCCGCTGTTTTTTATTACTCTTGTCAGAGCAAAATATTCCAGCCTCTGCTTACAGGGCTTTGACGCTCTTGAGCGGTGTTAGGGAAACTGCAACCCAGCTCGAATCCCATTCAGTTCTGACATAATTTTGCTTTCTCTAAAGAAATTTTATTTTTCTTTTTCCAAAGTAATAAAAACGACAGAGAATGCGGTACTTTTGCCATACTGATAAGTCGTTGTAATTGCGCTATGTGCCTGAGACTGCGCCGATCTATGCCCTCTGAGGATTGAGCTGGTGTAATTCCGTAAAAGTTGAAACTGCTGAACATTTCGCTCTTATTCACCGCTGAATTTTACCGTCGTAAATCAAAATAGCATAGACAAAGAAAAAAACCTCTAGGCTTAAATCTCCTCAGTTCAAATTTTAAAAAATTACTTCTTACATAGATTTCCCTTTACGAACCACACTCAAGGAACAGAAGCCATCAGAAATTCTCACGCTCATCAAAACCCAATTATTTGGGTGTCTGGGCAAGAGATAGGAATATGGGTAATGACCAAAGCTTAAGCTGCAAAGTAAACAAGCCGGTGCCAAAGTGCAAAACGGCGTGCAACTTAAATATTAGGGTGGGCTTAAGTACATCCAGAAGCGTGAAGTTTGCAGCCGGCAAGAAGCTGTCTTCCTTCTATGGCTAACTTGCCAGATACCTCAATCGCCTCAGTAAATTTACGACGATAAAGTTTCGTTATTTAGTGAATTCGCTGAGGCAATTTTTCCTACAATATGCGTCTGTTGTAAATATTGAAAAGTAATAGTTAAAAACAGAAATAAAGCTCTTGCTTTGATATAATTACTAGCTTTTATTTTAAATGAGCGATGAACTTCGTATCTGTAAGAAAGCTAAGAACTTTAGGCTGCCACTGCTTTCGCATCTTGCCGGCAGCTCTGAGATAAAATGCGATCATCCTAACAGCAGCGCACCTGACTCCTGACGGACTAACAGGAAATTTGTTCATCAACCTTAGGTAAAAAATTTAGAAACCTCAATGCCGGCAAGGTAACGGAAACGGAGAATGAGTATTGAGGCAAAGAAGGGGAGAGAAATGAATGAGAGTTATTGTTGCAAACTCGATGTTAAAGAAATTTAAACATTTGCACGTCACAGATTGCCGCCACGAAGCTTTGGCGGGAGAATCTATTTGCAGTACATTGGCATAAAAATTATATTTGCATCTCAACTGGATGCAAGCCAGCTGTAGCGAGATTAAGAAGCTAGCTTGCGTTTGAATGACCTGTACTTTCTTTGTAGAATTACCTTTGCAATATTTGTGATTGCTTCTTCCTTTCCTCCCGCTTTAATTTTGCCAAAGCGGAGTGGGATGGACATCGTCCACCCCATGATTTGACGCACGAGTAATAGAATTTAAAACTCGATACTTAAGGGTGCTCTGGGGAAGGGAATCACATCGCGGATATTGCCCATGCCGGTCATAAATTGCACCAAGCGTTCAAAGCCCAATCCAAAGCCGGCGTGAGGCACTGTCCCATACCGGCGCAGATCGAGATACCACCATAATTCCTCTGGATTCATCCCTTGAGCTTGAATCCGTCGTTCTAAAATGTCTAGCCGTTCTTCCCGCTGTGATCCGCCAATAATTTCTCCTATTTTGGGAGCGAGGACATCCATTGCCCGAACGGTTTTCTCATCATCGTTCAAACGCATATAGAATGCTTTGATCCCTACTGGATAATCTGTAACAATTGTCGGTTTTTTGAATAATTCTTCAGCGAGATAGCGCTCGTGTTCTGACTGCAAATCTACACCCCAGGTGGCGGGATACTCAAATTGCCGGTCTGCTTTTTCTAGCAATGCGATCGCATCTGTATAGGTGATGCGCTCAAACTGATTATTGATAATATTGTCAGCAGTGGCGAGAACTGAATTGTCAATCCGCTGGTTGAAAAACTCCATATCTTCAGGGCAGTTTTCCAACACGGATTTGAAGATGTGCTTCAGGAACGCCTCAGCTAAATCCATATTTCCTTCGAGATCGCAGAAGGCCATTTCTGGCTCAACCATCCAAAATTCTGCTAAGTGCCGCGAGGTGTTGGAGTTTTCCGCGCGGAAAGTTGGACCAAAGGTGTAGACATCGCTAAAAGCCATTGCCATCACTTCGGCTTCTAGTTGTCCGCTGACGGTTAAATAAGCCGGCTTGCCAAAAAAGTCTTGGGAATAGTCTACTTCTTGTTGATCGGTGCGGGGGATCTGCTTGAGGTTTAAGCCTGTGACGCTAAACATTTCACCGGCACCTTCGCAGTCACTGCCGGTGATAATGGGCGTGTGTACCCACAGGAAACCCCGTTCTTGAAAAAACTCGTGAATGGCGGTGGCACAGGCGTTGCGGACTCGGAAAACTGCGCCTAGAGTGTTAGTGCGTGCGCGTAAATGGCCAATTGTACGCAGAAATTCAAAGGAGTGGCGTTTTTTCTGGAGAGGATAGGTTTCGGGATCGGCTTCGCCATAAACCTTGATCTCTGAGGCTGTTAGCTCAATTCGCTGCCCTTTGGCGGGGGAGGCGACTAAGCTGCCGATGACTTCTACGGATGCGCCGGTGTTGAGCTTTTTGAGGTATTCTTCATAAGCCGGCAAATCTGGATTGAGTACGACTTGCAGGTTGGCCATTGATGACCCATCATTGACCTCGACAAAGGTAAATTCTTTCAATTCTCGTTTGGTGCGTACCCAACCTTGAATGGTTGCCGGCTCATCAGGTTGGCCATTTCGCAATATTTCTGCAATGCGTCGAGTTACCATAAAAAATTTAAAATTTTGATTGATGGCTGATTTGCCTGCCTTTTGCCGGCAGACAAGGGATAATTTTTCAGCGTCTATCCCGTACAAGATTTTAATATCCAGCCTACAACAATGCCGAGTCCTCCGAAGCGCACGGCTTGCCAAAAGGGTTCTTTGAGGGTGCCCCAAGTAAATAGGCTACTTTCTAGGTTAAGTTCTATGGTTTCGAGTTCTTCTTGAATTCGCCGCAAGTCGGCTTGTAGTTGCCGGCTGCGATCTTGCCGCATTTCTTTCTTAATTTGCTTTTGCTGTTGCTGAAGTTCTGCCTGCCGGCTGCGATCTTGCTGAATTTGCTGATAACGTTCTTTGAGCGCTTGAAGATAGCTTTCAGTTTCTAACAGCGCTTGCTCAAAGTCTTGCTCCTCTGGGTTGTTTGAGGCGGAGTGCGCGGGATCACTGGAGGAGGGTTCAGGAGTGGAGTTCATGCCGGCATTGTAGAGTATAGGTAAATGTCAACCCTGGATGCTGCTTTTAGTATGCCTGACTCTACGCCCACTCGCGCCATCGTTTCTGCCGGTTTAGAGAGTCCTCGCACCGGAAACTTACAAGAATTTAGCACTTTGGAATTAGCCCAAACACTGGCAGAGCGGCTGGCCATCACTGAAAAAGATTGGCACCGATTAAAGTCTAACCGCCTCGCGCGGGCACGTGAGCAAGTCGCCGCCGCTCTTGTATTTCTGCTTAAAGACAACCCGGAGGAAGCGATCGTGAGGCTTCAGCAAGCCGTTGGCTGGTTAGATCGCTCGATATCGGCACCGCCTTGCCCGACTCATGGCCACAAGCGGGAACAATAAGGTTTGTCTTTAGCCGGTTGTTAAGCGCCGGCAATTTTAAGAAACAAGGGGTAGCCGCGAACGACTACCCACTTTTTTGCACACTCTTAGCTCTGTGCCTTCGGAGTTCCAATGAACTTGATCAAAAATTTGATATAAGATAAACAATCCGCGCCCACACTCTCCCTCTTCGCAGGGTAGCTGGTCGTTGTACTCTGTTGGGCAATTGCATGACGGAGGCGTAAAGCCATCGCCTTGATCAGTGATTGTCCACCAGTATTGATCCGCGATCGCAGAGAAACGGACGGCAACCGTTTTACTGGGATCAAGCTTGTTCCCATGCTTCGCAGCGTTTATTAATGCTTCTTGAAGACCTAAGCGGAGTTCCGCCTGCCATTGTTCGGGAATCTCTGCAAGCAGTAATTCTAGAATTGGGCAAAGATAAAGTGTGGAGGCAAAGCTAATGGTTCCCAAGGTACGTTCCTGGGGACGAATTGAGATAGCAATCACAAGTAAAACCCCGCAGCTTAAACGTGGATAGACTTAATTTGGCTGTGCAATGCCCCTGAAAATCACTGAACGGTCATGTTGCACTCCTGCCTTGAGTCAGTCAACAACTCGTTGCGCTCACCAGATTTCACAAGCTGGGTTCCAATATTTACAATTCAAATTTAGAAAATGCTAGGCTGCCGGTGAAGCAGAATGTTTAGTTCATAAAGCGGGCAGTTACCTAAAGGATTCAGCCTTCAGGCCGGCTCTGCCGGGGTGAGTCGTTAGCTGGATGCAACGCTTTGGTTGTTGGTAGTTCTCATCAGCAGGCTTGGTTCGCGTCAAGGTATTTTTAATCTCCACATAAACCACACCATGCTTGTGACCTGAATCACTAACTACCTTCCTCTTTTATTGTACAGAAATGCTCTGAAAAAACTAGAGGGTTTGGCCTATAACCTGAAAAAAATAGGCTTCCCTCTTCCTTTATAGCGCTTACAACCCTGAGAAATCAAGAGTTTCAAGTGTTCGTAAATTTATAGACGAGCGGACTCAGCGAAGCGGGGCATTCGGGTTGCGGGCGCGTTGCAACTGCTCCTCAGCGCTGGCAGCCCACTCAGCGTTACCTTGAGCGGTATAGAGACTTTTGGCATATTGCAGAACTTGTTGCGCCTCGCTGTAGCGACCCTGGCGCAGAAACACCAGCCCAGCACCATAATAGGCATTGCCATAGTTAGGGTTGGCTTCCGAGGCGCGGCGGAAGGATTTGAGGGCTTCTTCTAAATCACCTTGGGTGAATTGGATGGAGCCGAGATTGTAGTGGGCTTCTGGGTAATTAGGGGTGATTTTAATCGCTTGGCGAAAAGCGTCTTTGGCTTTATCGAGGTTGCCTTGTTGCAGATAAGCTAAGCCCAAATGGTAAGCCGGCTCTGGTGCTTTGGGGCTGTACTGGAGCGCCTGTGTATGGGAGGCAATGGCTTCTTCTACTAAGCCTTGCTGCGCTAGCACCAAACCGAGGTTATAGCGGGCTAAACCGAGTTGGGGATCAAGTTCAACTGCGCGTTGCAAGTATTCTCGCGCTTGGGTAAGGTTGTTGCCTTCTAAAAGCGCTGCCCCTAAATTTGCGTAGGCGAGGGCAAAGCGGGGATCGGCTTGCGTTGCTCTGTGAAAGGCATCGGCAGCGGCTTGTAGCTGTCCCTGCTGCCGCAAAGCAAGTCCTAAATTGTAATGTGCCGGTGCCAAGTTTGGCTCTAATTCGGTAGCCTGCCGGAAAGCGGCTGTTGCTTGCGGAACTTGGCCACGCTGAATTAACTGTAGCCCTTGGTTAACCAATTCATCGGCTGTTCTGCCATTTTGCTGAGCTTGAGCGATTGGCGCGGCAAACACCGGCATTAAGGCTGCCGGTGTGCCGAACCCGACGCACAGCATTATAGCCAGCCAACCTCTGCGCTTGGGTTTAAATAGTAATTGCATCCAGCTTTCTGCCTCCTGCTTTCGTTGTCATACAGTTCTATTAATTTTTTTAACTGTTATTTGCCTAAATGTTAAGGCTTCCTAGAGTCTTGAGTGGCGGAGTGGGAAAGAATATAGAGAGTAGGAGCGAGTAAGAGAGTGATAATGTGATCCGGGGGAATGGGAGAAAACTTGTTAGTACAGGTGCGGGCAGAATTGTTAACTGACTTGTTTAAACTTTTTTTGATAGCATCTTGTTGATATTTTTTGGGGTTGCATTGGGTTTGAATTACAAAAATTAGCAATTATTTGCAATAATTTATATATTTTAACTTTTATAAAAAATAAGTTTAAGATAACCTACAGTTTTTATTTCAAAGGCGTAAGAATAAGGTAATCTCAAAAACATAGAGCAAACGTTAAAGAACTTCATCAGGAACTGCTGGGATCGCTAACTGTAGGGGCTGCAGCGATGAGATTTGCAAAAAAACAACACCGGCTTCCTGATATCTAATGCCAGCAGCAAACTCATCTGTTGCGAGGAAACCTAGCGGATTGAGAAAATTAGGGATCAGATTTTTCGACTGATTGTTATCAGAAAATTCTTGGAGAACATTCAGCCAGTTGCTTAATTTATTAAACACTTGCAGCGTGTGGATTTTCGGGAGGAAGTATGAACCAAAAAGTTGTTTCGGGCTTGCGTAACGTCGCAATTGTTGGCCCGTATTTAAGTGGAAAAACGACATTACTCGAAAGTTTATTGTTCGTCACCGGCACGATTTCTCGTAAAGGCAGTGCCAAAGAAGGAAACACGGTTGGAGACAGTTCAACTGAGGCGCGTGACCGGCAGATGAGTGTGGAAGTAACTGCCGCGAGTACAGAATACGGTGATATTCGCTTCACGTTTCTCGACTGTCCGGGATCAGTAGAATTTGCTCAAGAAACTTATAATGCTTTAATCGGTGCCGGCGCGGCGGTTGTTGTCTGTGAACTCGATCCGGCACGGGTGCTGACTTTAGCGCCTTTGTTTAAATTCCTCGATGATTGGCAGATCCCCCACCTAGTATTCATTAATAAAATGGATCGGGTCTGTACAGACGAGGTTCGCTGCACGACCAACTTTATAGAAGTGCTGAATGCCCTTAAGTCTGTTTCTTCTCGTCCCATCGTGCCGCATCAATACCCCATTGGCCAAGGGGATCGGGTGGTCGGTTTTATCGATTTGGTCAGTGAACAGGCTTATCATTACCATCCTGGTGCGCCGGCAGATCCGGTGCCGATGCCAGAGTCTTTAAAAGAGCAGGAACACGCGGCGCGAACTCAAATGTTAGAAGAGTTGGCCAATTTTGACGATCACCTGCTGGAAAAACTGCTAGAGGAAATTAACCCGTCCCAAGAAGAAATTATCCAAGACCTGAAAATGGAATTGGGGGCAGATTTAATTGTGCCGGTGTTTATTGGCGTAGCTGAGCAAGATTATGGAGTGCGGCCACTATTAGAGGCGCTGTTGCGGGAAGCACCGGCACCGGAAACAACGGCAGAACGCCGAGGTATTATGCTCCACGCTACCGAACCTCTGGCCCAAGTGCTGAAAACGTATTACACCCCTCAAGGCGGTAAAATGTCGCTGGTGCGGGTTTGGCAGGGTCAGCTTACGGATGGAATCGTACTTAATGGCGTGCGTGCTGGCGGCCTTTACCGGATGATGGGCCAGCAAACGCAAGGTTTGCAGACAGCCGGTGCCGGCGAGGTTGTGGCGCTGGCGCGGATGGAGGGGATCAAAACCGGCGATACGTTAACCATTAGTGGGCAAGCAGCAAGTGAATTGCCCAAGGCGGAACAGTTGAAGCCGGTGTTTGCTTTGGCTATTGCCCCCGAAAGGCGCAACGATGAAGTGAAACTGACCGGCGCACTGTCCAAGTTGCTAGACGAAGATCCCGCCCTGGCTTGGGAGCAACATGGGGACACCCACGAAATTATTCTCTGGGGACAAGGCGAGATTCACCTGAAGGTTGCCCTAGATCGGCTGCGGCGTAAATATAATTTGCCAATGGTGACGCATCTGCCCCACGTTCCTTATAAGGAAACAATTCGCAAGCCGGTTTCCTCAGTACATGGGCGCTACAAGCACCAAAGCGGCGGACATGGCCAGTTTGGGGATGTTTATCTGGATATTAAGCCGGTGTCACGTGGAGAGGGCTTTAATTTCAGTGAGACAATTGTGGGTGGTTCGGTGCCGAGGCAGTATATCCCCGGCGTAGAAACCGGCGTGCGGGAATTTTTGGAACATGGCCCACTAGGATTTCCGGTAGTGGATATTGCGGTGACCCTCACGAATGGGTCTTACCACACGGTGGACAGTTCAGAACAGGCGTTTAAGCAAGCGGCACGTCTGGCGATGCAAGAGGGGATGGCCAAATGTGAGCCAACGCTGCTGGAACCTATAGCTTCGGTTGAGATTTGTGCGCCGAATGAGTTTACTTCTAAGATGATGCAGCTAATTAGCGGGCGTCGTGGCCAAATTTTAGGCTATGAGGCGGTATCTGATTGGAAGGGGTGGGATAAGGTTTCGGCTTATTTGCCGCAGGCAGAAATGCAAGATTTAATCGTGGAGTTGCGTTCCCTAACGATGGGAGTTGGTTTCTTCCACTGGCAGTTCGATCACTTGCAAGAGGTGCCAGAACCTTTGGCGAAGCGGGTGCTCGGTAACGGCAATGGCAATGGTAAGAACAATTACTAATTTGCCTGCCGGTTAATTTAGCAATGAAAAATGAAGCCCGTGCCGGCAAGCGGGCTTTTTTTTGCCGGTTACAATTGGTTGGGATCAACGCCCATTTCCTGCAGTCGTGCTTCTAAGGCTTGTGCTCGCCGGCGTTCTTCTTCTAGCTGGGTTTCTGCCTGTTGAGCGCGGTTTTCTGCTTGGTATGCGCGGTTTTCTGCCTCTTGTCGCTGTCGGTCAAGTTCTATAAAGTTGAGAAATGGCTGACCATCTGGGCGATAGATTACCAGGATATCTTGCGATAGCTCAAAGCGCACACCGAGTCTGGGACTGACCCAATCGCTCATGTCGTCAATTAATTTTAATTTATCGTTGTGGCGCTGCCAGCCGGTTAAGTCTGCTGTATCGGGGTCATAGATATAGTATTCTTCAACCCCGTAGCGTTCGTAAAAGTCGAATTTTTTGGCCATTTGAGAGGGCCGGTTTCCCGGCGACCAAATTTCAAAGGCGACTTGGGGAGAAATGTTGTTTTCTTCCCATTGTTTATAGGAACCCCGGTGTCCTTTTGGCCGGCCTAAAGCAACCATAACATCGGGTGCTTGGCGGAGTTTATTATCACCTTGGACGGGATACCATAAAAGATCGCCGGCAACGAATACATTGGGTTCATTGGCAAACAGCGATTCTAAATTTTCTTTGATATATACAATTAATTCAAATTGTTTGGTATTGTCTGCCATTAATTCGCCGTCGCTGTCGGGGTAGATGATCTCTTCTGAGATAGAAGATTGCTTTTCGGTAAGCATAGGATGTTGAGCGAGTTGGTTAATTGAAGTTTATCAGTTTGAACTTTTGCGAGTATGGACTGAATTTTGATGGTGGGTACGCCACCAATAAGTAATCCCACTAACAACCCCTCCCAAAAGCAGACAAAGCCCGAAAAATCCTAACCAAATTAATATAGGAGAAGTGGATGGAACTGGACTTTTGGGTGTAGCTGCCGGCACAGATTGAGTGTTAGTATTTTGATTTGTTGGCGGTGTAGTAATTTGTTGAATTAATGGAGCTAAGGCAGTCGCCGTTAATGAGGCGGTTCCCACCCCAACACCGGCAACGGCTACAAAATTTTGAAATTCTCTATTTTGGGTTTCGATATGCTGATTTAATGCTGTTTGTTTAACTTCTACGATTCCCCTAACCGTATTCACCAAATTTTCTAAAACTTTCAA is a genomic window containing:
- a CDS encoding DUF6439 family protein → MPDSTPTRAIVSAGLESPRTGNLQEFSTLELAQTLAERLAITEKDWHRLKSNRLARAREQVAAALVFLLKDNPEEAIVRLQQAVGWLDRSISAPPCPTHGHKREQ
- a CDS encoding elongation factor G; this translates as MNQKVVSGLRNVAIVGPYLSGKTTLLESLLFVTGTISRKGSAKEGNTVGDSSTEARDRQMSVEVTAASTEYGDIRFTFLDCPGSVEFAQETYNALIGAGAAVVVCELDPARVLTLAPLFKFLDDWQIPHLVFINKMDRVCTDEVRCTTNFIEVLNALKSVSSRPIVPHQYPIGQGDRVVGFIDLVSEQAYHYHPGAPADPVPMPESLKEQEHAARTQMLEELANFDDHLLEKLLEEINPSQEEIIQDLKMELGADLIVPVFIGVAEQDYGVRPLLEALLREAPAPETTAERRGIMLHATEPLAQVLKTYYTPQGGKMSLVRVWQGQLTDGIVLNGVRAGGLYRMMGQQTQGLQTAGAGEVVALARMEGIKTGDTLTISGQAASELPKAEQLKPVFALAIAPERRNDEVKLTGALSKLLDEDPALAWEQHGDTHEIILWGQGEIHLKVALDRLRRKYNLPMVTHLPHVPYKETIRKPVSSVHGRYKHQSGGHGQFGDVYLDIKPVSRGEGFNFSETIVGGSVPRQYIPGVETGVREFLEHGPLGFPVVDIAVTLTNGSYHTVDSSEQAFKQAARLAMQEGMAKCEPTLLEPIASVEICAPNEFTSKMMQLISGRRGQILGYEAVSDWKGWDKVSAYLPQAEMQDLIVELRSLTMGVGFFHWQFDHLQEVPEPLAKRVLGNGNGNGKNNY
- a CDS encoding PadR family transcriptional regulator — encoded protein: MKIEDIYQFFRDPPPVYLNKELAVCYVLSILLQGDSCGTLLIQKLETKYPNYRLSDTVLYSALKFLEDEGAVSSYWKKVEGRGRPRRMYLVSPQWQSQAKELASLWQKYADGQIYRPDI
- a CDS encoding DUF2203 domain-containing protein is translated as MNSTPEPSSSDPAHSASNNPEEQDFEQALLETESYLQALKERYQQIQQDRSRQAELQQQQKQIKKEMRQDRSRQLQADLRRIQEELETIELNLESSLFTWGTLKEPFWQAVRFGGLGIVVGWILKSCTG
- a CDS encoding ATP-binding protein, with amino-acid sequence MIAISIRPQERTLGTISFASTLYLCPILELLLAEIPEQWQAELRLGLQEALINAAKHGNKLDPSKTVAVRFSAIADQYWWTITDQGDGFTPPSCNCPTEYNDQLPCEEGECGRGLFILYQIFDQVHWNSEGTELRVCKKVGSRSRLPLVS
- the asnS gene encoding asparagine--tRNA ligase, with the protein product MVTRRIAEILRNGQPDEPATIQGWVRTKRELKEFTFVEVNDGSSMANLQVVLNPDLPAYEEYLKKLNTGASVEVIGSLVASPAKGQRIELTASEIKVYGEADPETYPLQKKRHSFEFLRTIGHLRARTNTLGAVFRVRNACATAIHEFFQERGFLWVHTPIITGSDCEGAGEMFSVTGLNLKQIPRTDQQEVDYSQDFFGKPAYLTVSGQLEAEVMAMAFSDVYTFGPTFRAENSNTSRHLAEFWMVEPEMAFCDLEGNMDLAEAFLKHIFKSVLENCPEDMEFFNQRIDNSVLATADNIINNQFERITYTDAIALLEKADRQFEYPATWGVDLQSEHERYLAEELFKKPTIVTDYPVGIKAFYMRLNDDEKTVRAMDVLAPKIGEIIGGSQREERLDILERRIQAQGMNPEELWWYLDLRRYGTVPHAGFGLGFERLVQFMTGMGNIRDVIPFPRAPLSIEF
- a CDS encoding metallophosphoesterase family protein, whose translation is MRIIHTADWHLGRRLRGIDRTPEIAAALQQLLKQAIAEEVDAVLIAGDIFDVPNPPAYAERIAYRFFCDLQEAGIPAIAIAGNHDSHARIDSIAQLLSLAGVRALGKPRTAADGGSMTLNTKSGKLCVGAMPFASEQRLLDADALWHADDVERRQSYREVVAYLLEDLASDFRDNTVNVLMGHMSVDGARIAHSEVPYYTRDKYLLSSQALPAAAQYMALGHIHIHQRIAANSPAYYSGSLIQLDFGEAEQQKGFCLISVEPGSKPAVEFKPLLAHKPLKVIQCHIDTLDETLEAHQYHPGYLKVIVQMESPSMGLADRVRQICPQALLVEPRYSEVPQERQKRAVNIDPNHFEPAEEFFNYYQSRLGLTPKSSVLEEFSNLYNKQKETNLSN
- a CDS encoding tetratricopeptide repeat protein; this encodes MQLLFKPKRRGWLAIMLCVGFGTPAALMPVFAAPIAQAQQNGRTADELVNQGLQLIQRGQVPQATAAFRQATELEPNLAPAHYNLGLALRQQGQLQAAADAFHRATQADPRFALAYANLGAALLEGNNLTQAREYLQRAVELDPQLGLARYNLGLVLAQQGLVEEAIASHTQALQYSPKAPEPAYHLGLAYLQQGNLDKAKDAFRQAIKITPNYPEAHYNLGSIQFTQGDLEEALKSFRRASEANPNYGNAYYGAGLVFLRQGRYSEAQQVLQYAKSLYTAQGNAEWAASAEEQLQRARNPNAPLR
- a CDS encoding cofactor assembly of complex C subunit B codes for the protein MNPPILSSTFLLTLLLAVGLFFFIRASVKDRTEEVKLFSEQAEDSLLSELRQYFSQRAYRVAAVDAAQNQVTFEGYVRPSWFLAIFLTLLAAVGILCLALILSVVFPQIGRVFLGLLLLAPASGYFYWQKAGRTEKVSVKVETAAGVEPGMQSAIAIKAHRDEIAEMQRALPLKIGRD
- a CDS encoding Uma2 family endonuclease translates to MLTEKQSSISEEIIYPDSDGELMADNTKQFELIVYIKENLESLFANEPNVFVAGDLLWYPVQGDNKLRQAPDVMVALGRPKGHRGSYKQWEENNISPQVAFEIWSPGNRPSQMAKKFDFYERYGVEEYYIYDPDTADLTGWQRHNDKLKLIDDMSDWVSPRLGVRFELSQDILVIYRPDGQPFLNFIELDRQRQEAENRAYQAENRAQQAETQLEEERRRAQALEARLQEMGVDPNQL